A window of Candidatus Poribacteria bacterium contains these coding sequences:
- the hypB gene encoding hydrogenase nickel incorporation protein HypB, with protein MCQECGCGKAAEYAVDGVPQKGGSRLVRLDAPIPITHTHDGHEHTHEHDHEHPHTHALDLQVGVLDKNARLAERNRGYFHGKDVLAVNVLSSPGSGKTALIERMIAELDGKRGVGVIVGDLETDNDAQRLRRAGAQAVQVTTGTVCHLDAEMVARAAEKLDFADVGLLLIENVGNLVCPAAYDLGEDLRAVLLSVTEGEDKPLKYPTIFKSAHVVIVNKIDIAEAVGFQRELALDNIRRVAPQAAIFELSARTGEGIDAWWEYLERCLRSMDEPHGAP; from the coding sequence ATGTGCCAAGAGTGCGGATGCGGCAAAGCGGCTGAATACGCCGTAGACGGAGTGCCCCAGAAGGGCGGTTCGCGTCTCGTCCGGCTCGATGCACCCATCCCGATCACCCATACCCACGACGGGCACGAGCATACCCACGAGCACGACCACGAGCACCCCCATACCCACGCGCTCGATCTGCAGGTCGGCGTGCTCGACAAGAACGCGCGGCTCGCCGAGCGGAACCGGGGCTACTTCCACGGGAAGGACGTCCTCGCCGTCAACGTCCTGTCGTCCCCAGGCTCCGGCAAGACGGCGCTCATCGAACGGATGATCGCAGAGCTGGACGGGAAAAGGGGCGTCGGCGTCATCGTCGGCGACCTGGAAACGGACAACGACGCGCAGCGGCTCCGGCGCGCCGGGGCGCAGGCGGTTCAGGTCACCACGGGAACCGTCTGCCACCTCGACGCGGAGATGGTCGCCCGCGCCGCCGAGAAGCTCGACTTCGCCGACGTCGGCCTGCTCCTCATCGAGAACGTCGGGAACCTCGTCTGTCCGGCGGCGTATGACTTGGGCGAGGACCTTCGCGCCGTCCTCCTCTCGGTCACCGAGGGAGAGGACAAGCCGTTGAAGTACCCGACCATCTTCAAGTCGGCGCACGTGGTCATCGTCAACAAGATCGACATCGCCGAGGCGGTCGGGTTCCAGCGCGAGCTCGCCCTCGACAACATCCGTCGGGTCGCGCCCCAAGCGGCGATCTTCGAGCTCTCCGCGCGAACCGGCGAAGGCATCGATGCGTGGTGGGAGTACCTTGAGCGCTGCCTCCGATCCATGGACGAGCCGCACGGCGCCCCCTGA
- the hypA gene encoding hydrogenase maturation nickel metallochaperone HypA produces the protein MHELGIVEDALEIAFEHARRVDAERIHRVTMRIGAISGVAPDALRFAFDVATRETMAEGSAFEVELVPVRCRCVECESEFAPDGLFYECPACRTLSADILAGREIELTSLEVS, from the coding sequence ATGCATGAGCTCGGCATCGTCGAAGACGCCCTCGAGATCGCGTTCGAGCACGCCCGACGAGTGGATGCCGAGCGGATCCACCGCGTCACGATGCGGATCGGAGCCATCTCCGGCGTCGCGCCCGACGCGCTCCGGTTCGCCTTCGATGTCGCGACGCGCGAGACGATGGCTGAGGGTTCCGCGTTCGAGGTCGAGCTGGTTCCGGTGCGATGTCGTTGCGTGGAGTGCGAGAGCGAGTTCGCCCCGGACGGGCTCTTCTACGAATGCCCGGCATGCCGCACACTGAGTGCGGATATCCTCGCCGGGCGCGAGATCGAGCTGACCAGTTTGGAGGTGTCCTGA
- a CDS encoding hydrogenase maturation protease, which produces MARDRHPTGALVIGYGNDLRADDAAGRRVAELVAALSLPGVTVRSMHQLTPELAEELSEARIAVFVDARIPAEDADEETCFEAVAVGSTASDGVGGHLADPASLLALSQALYGRTPDAWRVTIPAERLDFGETLSPSVEQAAFLAAERIWWFLRQEMSDA; this is translated from the coding sequence ATGGCACGCGACAGACATCCCACTGGCGCTCTCGTGATCGGATACGGGAACGACCTGCGCGCCGACGACGCGGCGGGAAGGCGCGTCGCCGAGCTCGTCGCGGCGCTGTCGCTCCCGGGCGTGACGGTGCGCTCGATGCACCAACTGACGCCGGAGCTCGCCGAGGAACTGTCGGAAGCGCGTATCGCCGTCTTCGTGGACGCGCGCATTCCCGCCGAGGACGCCGACGAGGAGACCTGTTTCGAGGCGGTCGCCGTCGGGTCTACGGCGAGCGATGGGGTCGGCGGTCATCTCGCCGATCCTGCGTCGCTGCTCGCGCTGTCGCAGGCGCTCTACGGCAGGACTCCCGACGCCTGGCGCGTCACGATCCCGGCAGAACGGCTCGACTTCGGCGAGACGCTCTCGCCGTCCGTCGAGCAGGCGGCGTTCCTCGCGGCGGAGCGCATCTGGTGGTTCCTCCGCCAGGAGATGTCCGATGCATGA